A window of Deltaproteobacteria bacterium genomic DNA:
AGTTGCACACTCAGCCAACTTAAACCGAGTATTCTGCATCTTCGAGATAGGTCGACCAAATGCTTTGCGTTCCTGTGTATAGGTAACAGTATCCTTCAAAACCGCCTCGGCCGCTGCCTGAGCACCAATCGCAACGACGAGTCGTTCTTGCTGCAGCTGTTTCATCAGCATCATAAACCCGCCGCCCTCAGCTCCCAAGAGGTTGGCTGCAGGTATACGGCAATCCTGAAACGATAGCTCCGCTGTATCTTGGGACGCCATGCCCATCTTCTTCAGACGATTTCCTTTGATAAAACCCGGCCGGTCAGCCTCTACTAAGAATAAGGAAATACCCTGATGCGCTTGGTCCGGATCTGTGTTCGTTTTAGCTGCAACAATACACAAGTCGCACAAAATACCATTCGAGATGAATGTCTTGGACCCGTTTAAGATATAGTCATCGCCATCTTTGCGCGCGGTTGTTGAAAGCGCCGCCAAGTCAGAGCCAGCTCCGGGCTCTGTCATCGCAATCGCGGTCACAACCTCCCCCGACACACAACCCGGCAACCATTTCTTCTTTTGTTCGTCAGTGCCAAATTCGAAAATATAGGGAACCACAATGTCTGAATGCAGAGCTATCGCAAAACCGCTTTCATACGCATATGAAAGCTCTTCCATCACGATGCATGCATGCAAA
This region includes:
- a CDS encoding acyl-CoA dehydrogenase; this encodes MRRRMFSEDHDLFREAVRTFMEREVKPHQEVWNEEGIVAREAWRKAGEAGLLCTWLPEEFGGPGGDFLHACIVMEELSYAYESGFAIALHSDIVVPYIFEFGTDEQKKKWLPGCVSGEVVTAIAMTEPGAGSDLAALSTTARKDGDDYILNGSKTFISNGILCDLCIVAAKTNTDPDQAHQGISLFLVEADRPGFIKGNRLKKMGMASQDTAELSFQDCRIPAANLLGAEGGGFMMLMKQLQQERLVVAIGAQAAAEAVLKDTVTYTQERKAFGRPISKMQNTRFKLAECATQVEVGRAFIDRVIEEHTAGEYLVKECSMAKLWQTEMLSDVVDTCLQFFGGYGYMLEYPITRAYMDARVQRIYAGTNEIMKVIISKQMGL